The Haloplanus sp. CK5-1 genome segment GAAAACACTCCAAAAGCTATCGGGCCTACGTGACTGGACGGGGGCACGAGATCTTGAGGAGGCAATCCGCGAGCGAGCGAACATCGAGAGACGAGACGTGGGAGAAAGACCAGTAGACGTAAGCGACTGGTAGGGTAGGCTCCTCTGTGCCTCAATGCTCGTCCACCCCTCGTTATAGCGATTATCATTCATTTCAGAGCCCTGTCGTGGGAAACCGTGAGAGAGGTAATCAATCGATGGAAGCAAATTATGGCTTTGATCACTAATCCCCACAGTTCGGGCTTGAGACGTTGAAGCCCTCGCGGTAGCACGGCCAACACGAGTACTCGGCGGCGTACCAACAGTCGCAGTCAGGTGTAAGATACGCGCCCTGTATCTTGCACGCGAGTCTTGACAAGACTTGGATAGGCAGAACGTGCGAATCTTTCTATGACACGCTCATTTGTCTGTTTGGAACGGTCGGTTTGGTTCTACTCCCGTCTATCTCAAACAGTCACACCGTTGATTTCCACTCCTTCGGGAAGGTCGTCTTCCGCAATCCCGTGATACCAGATAAACTCTTCATTCCCCTCTTCGTCGGTTGTCCGGAACACCATCGTATCTCCTTGGCCCATAACGAATGATTCGTATTCGTGATTTCGACGCTTCCACGCTTGCCATGCCGACATGAACGAGCCGTCTGACCCCGCGAACACTTTGGACATTTTTCTCTTGCCCTAATATTGCAGGGCATTATTGAACTATATTTCTATAACTATGAAGCATTAATTGTGTGCGGCACGTATACTCGGATATGGCAATTTGGATTCCTGAAGACCAGATCCCCAACGAAGAACCGTGGGCTGACAGAGAATTTCTCGAACAGGCGTACCGAGAGCGCGGGCTATCACCTCGCATGATTGCCTATGAACTCGGTGTCTCGAAGAGCTACGTCACGGTGTACTTGGAACGATATGGTATGACCCGAAAGCACCGCCATGAACCGACACTTCGTCGCCTACATATCGAGCAAGGACTGTCAGCGGACGAGATAGCGGCGCTTGAAGAGTTCGATTGCTCGCCAGTTACAGTTGAACGGTACTTGGCGAAGTACGAATTGAGCGACGACGACCCCGACGACGTGTCCTACGGCAGACTTGACGACCTCGGTAACACGGAATCAGAACGGGCAGAAGTGTAGGGGTTCGATTTAATCACTCGATTTCTAACTGACCGCTCCCACTGCCCCCCTCGTTGCCGTTCTCGTCCCATTCGAGTTCAAATTCGATACTCAATTCACCGGGGCTGTCCGTCGGCCCCTCGCGTTCGGCTTTGACCTCAAACGTCGGTCGTGCTGGCGGCTCCATCGTCACGGACTCGGAACCAGATTTAAGCGTGACCGCTTCACCTTGTTCGAGTTTGTCAGCGACACTACGAAGATATGACGCGATTTCTTCTCGGCTCTGGTCGCTCTCTGATTTGAACAGGACTTCTTCGGGCATACAGGAACAATACACCGTCTGCACCGATAAGTCCACCCACTGCGTTGACGGCTTGAATAAATATCCACACGACCACCTACGTCAGTCTGTAGCGCCAAGCCACTGTTCGATTGAATGAACTCGGTGGTGAGTCGCCCGTGTCGACGGCTTAAGAATACTAAAGAGCCATACCCCGACGACACCACTACGAGCGCACCCTGACGACGACCATCACTGGCCGTTCTCGCCCCCCAGTCTGTCCCTCTCGGTGTTGAAGCCCGACGCCGACGAGTGGCCCATGCCGTCGAAGGCGACCGTCACGACCGGCCTGAATGGCCTGTATGGGCCACGAACGGTCGGCAGATTTCTGCTAAATAGGACTGTCAAAGAGGGAGCCTCGGCACTCTGAACAAATCGCCCCCGACGACCCCCGCTCATGCCGGGCTGGCCCCCGGTGGCCTGACTACCAGTCCCGGCGGCCCCAACGGTCGTCCCCCGGTACCCGGTGGGTATGTGAGATGGTGTCA includes the following:
- a CDS encoding amphi-Trp domain-containing protein, producing MPEEVLFKSESDQSREEIASYLRSVADKLEQGEAVTLKSGSESVTMEPPARPTFEVKAEREGPTDSPGELSIEFELEWDENGNEGGSGSGQLEIE